ACATCAATTAGTTCCTTCAGTCACAGCAAAATCTGTAGCTCCATGAATTTCATCTCTACACAACCATTGAAAATTCAAACACCACCAGATTTAAGAACCTGTacagcaccaccatcttctctgtAATCTTCATCTGCATTACCATAGAATCCAAACAAAACCCATCAAGACCATCTTCAATTCCCAACTCAAAATCGAATCTAAGACCAATCCTTTTTCTGATTCTCCTCATAAACACTAACAAAATCATTCCTGTCTTGATTCAAGACTCAGCACCCCAGAAATCTCTTACAGCTGCTTCATGTcaagcaaaccctaattcaacaCACAGACAAATCTCTTTCAAATCCTCACTAAAGCTTAAAACCAACTAGTAATCCCTCTTTATCATCTTTATCACTGAAAACCCATCTTGTATTCTTCAGTAACATGATTAATTTGACATAaattcaaaagataaaccacaaaccCTAAATTGTGTTACCTGATTTACGTTTCCCTGAGTTCGAGTTCATTATATGAATCAATAACACCATCACGATCTATTCCCTAAACTTCCGCCACCCCTTTCTCTCGATCTTATACTCTCAAAATCACTCTCAGAATCACAGGAGCAAAGAACaggggtgaagaagaataagaagaaacagaagagaaGAGGAAGAGTGTCGGCTAACTTTCTCTTACTCAATCAACCCAGAATCATCTAACAAATATAACTATCctatcgattcaattgaatcgcaAAATTTTTCGCTTCTGAAGCAGAGGAGAAGGAAGAGAGAGTGTCGGTGAAAACGATGTGTCTCACCGTATTTAGGATAACCGTTGGGTTTATGGTAATTTTACCCGGTTTTTGACTAGGTAAACGACATGTGACTCAATTATGCGAGCCCAAGGTGTGAAAGTAAAcggtaagagcaaccacagtcatgaaacggaccaaataccaaaagccagactaaaaaccaaaaaattttgGTATTTTGGGTGACCCAAGCGCAGTGGGATAAcaccaaatttggtgaagcgtaacttacaCTAACGCCCGATGCCAGACGTAACTTATACTCACGTCTGTTGATGAAGCGGATTTTTATTATGCGTTTGAATGAAACGGAGGTATAATGCCCGCTTGATTGAGGCGCAAGTATAACTAACGCCGGATATGGGACGGcgatggaaagtgcgtctactGGGACGGAGATGAAAAGTGCGTATCACTCGTACGGAGATATAAAGTGCGTATGTTTCGGGCGTTAATGGATTATGCGTATGTTTCGGGCGTTAATGGATTATGCGTCTGGGTGAGACGTTTATAGAAGAAGCGTCTGAGTGGAACGTTTGTAATACCTGCGTCTATGTGGGACGTTTGTAATACGTTCGTGTGAGAGGGACGGTTGTAATACGAGCGTCTGAGTGGGACGTCTGTAATACATGCGTCTGAATCAAGCGTTTGTAATACGTGCGTCTGAGTGAGGCGTGCACGGAAAATCCGTCTGGATATAGACGTCAttatctcttcttctcctcctccttttaCATAAACAGtttttacagaagaaaaaaaaaagacgaaaacAGACGAAAAATCTAGGGCAAAACCTAAATCGAATGTGACGGAAATTTGATTGGGTGCGGGGGAAACGAGTTCTTGCGAAAGAAACGAGTAATCTTATTCGTTAATTGGGTGCGGGGaatttgattgaagattaaaggtatGATTTGTTTTTGGGTAATTTGTTTTTGGTtggattgaagattaaaggtatGATTAATTAGGCTGTTTTGGGTGGAATGAGTGGATTGCATGTTGATTTCATTAAGCATAACCGTGTTTGTTTGATTTCATTAACCATATAACATGAGGTTACTGTTACTGTTctttgtttgattatgtttgattatgtatagaattttgagtgatagaatatgaataatttgtttgtttgattatgtATGAATAATTTTACTGATAGAATACAAAGGGGAGataaaatgttgttgttgatcttCACTGATAGAATAATTTTACTGATAGACTAAGTTCACTGAAATCCATTAAACATGAATTGTTGTTGCTCACAAAGGGGAGATACAAAATGTTAAACAGTTGTATTATAAAGACGGTGTCTAGATTTTTTCTGTAAATTTTTTTGATCTTCTATACTGTAAGTAAATAAATATAATCTTGGGGTTTATTTACTgtaaattttttggattttctaTACTGTAAATTTTGATCTTCTATAATATAGAAAGAACTTTTATGGATGCTTGTAAACTCAGAAAAAACAATTACTAACTTGTATTTATATCGTGCTCAGATGTTGAGCAGAATAACGTCGAGATTTGCACAAGGAAAAAAGATGAATAATAAGAAACGCAAAGGTAAGGTAATGGAGCCTGAAATAGACCCTAATGTTGGAGATTTGGAAGTTCCAGATACGGGTTCGATGAAGATAGCGAAGATGAAACAACACCGTCCGTGGTATCCCTAGATAACTACAATTGCCTGGAAGATAGTGACAAACACGCTTCTACAGATATTACATATTCAAGCGATCCAATTAGTACCAACATCGTGGTTCACTCTTTTCGGTCATTGTTTATTATAAGGAGATAACAAACATAGTCCAAAAATTAAATTACATTATCGACAAGGCAGGTGGGGACGTTTATTAGCCATGGAAATAGGAGAAGCCATCACACCCAGGATTGATTATCTTGTTGAACGTTGGTGGGATACAACGCATACTTTTCACTTCCTTTGGGTGAAATGGGATTCACGCGCTTGATTGGGTAGTGTTGCAGGATTGAGTATTGGAATTGGGGATGATGTTCGATTATAACCCAGTCAAGTACAAATTTGATTATGTCCGTGAGCATGTTTTTCCAGAAATAGAAGAACCCTTAGATTATGAAGATCCCCATCTCTGGAAAAAAACGCCCCCCGGCACAGTGGATTTcagatgcaatcacaattaaattTTTGACTACGTATTTCAAAGAAGATATCTTGGTTGCAGCTAATTTGGATGACAAACTAGCAGAAAAAGTGGCGAGGGcctttttatgtatgttttgggaaattttttcttttccaatgCAAAGAACTACATTGATGCGGcttggttagctgcttttgaggATCTAAATGCAGTTGATATGTATGACTGGGGTGGTCCTGCTTTTGCAAAATTGTATGTGGCACTCAACGCATCTGGTAGGGGACAGAAGTCATTATCTGGGCCgttccaaatattagaggtaaattattatttatttttatttcatttaaatGTATTTTTtggcagttgatttatttggttggttatgatggagtagttttggggatATGAATATCTGGGCATATGTAGACCGTGCGACCCAACTAGTGAAGAAAAATGGCCAAGAACTTCCCGGTGGAAAGCGAAGAAAAAGACTATCGATATTGTTCACTGTAGGAATGCGCTTAATCAGTTGACTGCAGACATCGTGACATGGAGACCGTGGGAATCCGCCAttggtgttcttgactctgatGTTGGTCGCAGGGCTGTGGAGCTTTCAAACAAAAGGGTTATATTTACTTGGATTGGCAAGGTCAGTTAGTACTTTGTTTTTATATGAacattattacttcaaagttatCATTTTATCCTCAGTTGAAGAACTTATTTTCTCTGATTACTGGTAATTTGACAGAATATGTGGTACCTAGGAGAACGATCTTGGAGGCAAAATCATCCTTTTGGAATTCCTAGAAATCCACCATTTAAAATTGGCGAGGTCAGTCATGAGAAAGCAAAACTTGTGAAAGAAGCTGGATGGGTAGATGCAAATATGTTTGTGAAAGCTGTTTCATATAATATGTATCTGCGATATTGGCGACATGTAACTAACTTCCATCAATTCGTGACCAAAGTCGATTGGGTAGTTGAATTACACGGGGTTGATGGTGACCGTGTTAAACACCTTATTCAACGACCTGCTCAGCATGTACCtattccaccaccacaacaattATCATACGTAAGTACATCCCGTCATATATTAAAATATATGGTAATctcatttcttaattattttttttaaacgacAGCCTGAAGCTTATAATCTAGTTCAAGAACATGCCGATTTTAATCGTGCGTTTCGCGAGTTTGTATTATATGAAACGGAAGACAGGATGATACGTTTAAAGGCAAAAGATGAAGTAATACGAGGCCTTGCAGCTCGTAACAATTACCTGGAGGATCAGATGCAATTCCGTATGCAACAAACGCCGCGTCCCCCTATTGGATTCGGCAGTTTTTCTGAAACTATCCCACCAGCGGTGTGGGCTCCAGTGAGTCAAGCATCAACAATGTCGTCTGTTAACCCCCATCCGAGAATGACGTTTATCCCACCACGGCAAACACCATCGCATACTCCTACTGATGAATAAGTAACTTTTTAGCCTCCACTTTGGATATGTACTTTTTAGCCTCCACTTTGGATATGTACTTTTTAGCCTCCACTTTGGATACTCCTACAAAGTGCGTATGTTATCTCTATATAGGGTTACTTTTTAGCCTCCATTTTCAGACTCCATTTTCATTCTGACATGTTGATTTCTTTTCAGCCTCGTTTCGGTACTTGTAGTTTAattagtgttatttctttttaagcCTTCATTTTCAATCGGTCAGTGTCGCTTCTTTTTAGCTATAGTCTTAGTCTTTGCAGTGTCAATTCTTTTCACTCGCATTTTCAATCTGCAATGCCATAAGTGTCTATCATGTGTCTATAAAACCAATACTACATATCTCGGTGAATACAAACCAACACTgcaaatattcttcttcttcgaactctCCCAATCACTTCTCAAACTATACATTCCAATGGAATACTGTGACAATAAcgctgaatcttcttcttcttcggactccgaattttcttctacttcttcttctgcgaTCTCTGATAACAGCTTttactcatcagatgaagatgcGGTTGCATTGAGCCGAAATAATCTAGCAGTTAGTTTGGGAACTGCCATTACAAGTATGACATGGTCTCATACTCGTATAAAAATACCAAGAAATCGTGAAGCCGGAGATATACTTCTCTGGAATGACTACTTTTCTGACAACCCCACCTACCCAGCTAACATATTTCGTAGGAGATTCAGAATGCGGCGAGAATTGTTCAACCGAATATTGGCAGATGTGGTGTCTAGAAATCCTTATTTTGCTCAAAAAAGAGATGCTTGTGGCATTCTTGGATTATCCCCTCATCAGAAAGTAACTGCAGCAATCcgaatgttagcttatggatgtgcAGCAGATGCAATAGATGAGTATTTACGCATTGGAGAAACCACCGTTTTAGAAGCAACCCGTCGGTTTTGCAAGACGATTGTGGTAttatatgggaaagaatatttacgCTCACCAACTGCGGGTGATGTTGAACTGTTGCTGAAAGAAAACAAAGAcaggggatttcctgggatgctggggagcgtggattgtatgcattggaaatgggatagatGTCCGTCAGCAGAATCAGGAgtatacaccgcgtataaagggagtgaAAGTATTGTGCTAGAGGCAGTGGTGTCACATGATCTCTGGTTTTGGCATGcgttttttggtatgcccggctcCTGCAATGATATTAATGTAATGAATCGTTCTTATATTTTTCGAAAACTTATCAACGGGAAAACACCACCGGTGAACTTTGAAGTAAACGGGCATGCATATGATATGGGATATTATCTCGGTGATGGCATTTATCCACAGATTGCTACTATTGTGATGGCCATTAAACAACCAGATACAccgaaaaaatataaattttcatCAATGCAAGAGGGAGCACGGAAAGATGTAGAGCGTGGATTTGGTGTACTGCAACAACAATTTGCCATTGTCAAACAACCTGCACGAATGTGGAACccggatgtgcttgcctatataatGAAAACGGTTATtattttacataatatgatagtggaGGATGAGCGTCTTCCCGGTGATTGGCCACATGAATATGACTCACGTAGCAGGTCGGCACCGGTGAATATATCGAGGGTAGGTACTGAGGAACTTTCCAGAATGAGAGCTGCACATCGGCGTCATGCTATACACAATAAAGAAACACATTTTCGCTTGCGTCAAGATTTAATCGAACACATATGGTCAAATTTTGGAGATAATTATTAAGTTGGGATGGAAATATGTTGTATCGTATTTCTTCATCGGAAAATATGTTGTAACGTTGCTTACTAATGTACTATTTatcatataaaaattaaaattcactaaaattgactaaaactcactaatttttttattaatgata
This portion of the Papaver somniferum cultivar HN1 chromosome 11, ASM357369v1, whole genome shotgun sequence genome encodes:
- the LOC113324165 gene encoding uncharacterized protein LOC113324165; the protein is MYVLGNFFFSNAKNYIDAAWLAAFEDLNAVDMYDWGGPAFAKLYVALNASGRGQKSLSGPFQILEFWGYEYLGICRPCDPTSEEKWPRTSRWKAKKKTIDIVHCRNALNQLTADIVTWRPWESAIGVLDSDVGRRAVELSNKRVIFTWIGKNMWYLGERSWRQNHPFGIPRNPPFKIGEVSHEKAKLVKEAGWVDANMFVKAVSYNMYLRYWRHVTNFHQFVTKVDWVVELHGVDGDRVKHLIQRPAQHVPIPPPQQLSYPEAYNLVQEHADFNRAFREFVLYETEDRMIRLKAKDEVIRGLAARNNYLEDQMQFRMQQTPRPPIGFGSFSETIPPAVWAPVSQASTMSSVNPHPRMTFIPPRQTPSHTPTDE
- the LOC113324166 gene encoding uncharacterized protein LOC113324166 — its product is MTWSHTRIKIPRNREAGDILLWNDYFSDNPTYPANIFRRRFRMRRELFNRILADVVSRNPYFAQKRDACGILGLSPHQKVTAAIRMLAYGCAADAIDEYLRIGETTVLEATRRFCKTIVVLYGKEYLRSPTAESGVYTAYKGSESIVLEAVVSHDLWFWHAFFGMPGSCNDINVMNRSYIFRKLINGKTPPVNFEVNGHAYDMGYYLGDGIYPQIATIVMAIKQPDTPKKYKFSSMQEGARKDVERGFGVLQQQFAIVKQPARMWNPDVLAYIMKTVIILHNMIVEDERLPGDWPHEYDSRSRSAPVNISRVGTEELSRMRAAHRRHAIHNKETHFRLRQDLIEHIWSNFGDNY